Within Bacteroidales bacterium, the genomic segment TCGATAAAAGTTCCTGGTCGCTGCGTGTAACGCCGTAACTGGTCAGGATCACATCTGTCTCTTCATTCAGGGTCCGGTTTGGACCGTGGAAAAAGGTAATAGATATGCCGGTACTAAACTTCTCAAATTCCTTCTGCCAGTTGGTAAGCAGCGTGGTAGGTACCACGATTAGTACCTGTCGCGAATCAAAAGCTCCTTCTTCTTTCAGCTTCAGCAACAAAACAATCACCTGCAGTGTTTTTCCCAGTCCCATGTCATCGGCAATGATGCTTCCAAAACCAAGACTGGCATTTTTGTATAACCAGTCAAAGCCTCTCTGCTGATAGGGCCGCAGGCGGGCATGCAATCCCCTGGGAAGATCGATCCGCTCCCCGCTCAGCATCTCGTCGATCAGTTTCCGGGTGGTTTTGTCCATTTGCACCTTCTCTCCATTCCATTCACCTGTAAAAGCAGCCTGCAGCAACTGCTTACGGTCCATCTTTCCGTCCTGCTGCTGAATCTGCTCCATCAGTGTTTTCAGGTCTGTCGTGTTCAGGTAGAGGTACTGATCTCGTATCTTAACGACTCCTGAAAGCCCTTGCACCATCCTGAAAAACTCGCCGGCATCCATCAGGGTGTCTCCCAGGGCAATCTTCCACTCGAAGCGGAGGATCTTTTCCAGGTTTAGCAGCGATCGTTTGTTTACCCTGCCCGAGGAAGAGAGCGCTACAGAAACAGCGGGGCGGACCAGGCTCTTCAGTTCTTCCGGAAGGAGTACCCGGATCCCGTATAGCCGGATCACGGGTAGAATGCGGAAAATGACATGGGCAAACTCATCCGGGGTATAGACCGGGATATGCCGGCCGGAAGTGGAGATGATGAACTCCAGCTCGGGAAGTGAAGGAGTCAGCAGTTCGATATTGCGCAGCACTTCGTACCTCGAACTGCTGTATTCAGGGAGGGACATTACATCGGCCAGGGGAATCGCTTTGTTTAATGGCCGTTTACTCTCTTCCACCAGCACCTTCAGGCCAAATCGGTCCGAATTCTCCTTCTCGAATATCTCCAATACCGGCGAAAAATCCTGTCGGGTAAGGTACAGCCTGTCGATCCATCGCTGAATGGAAGCGGGGATCTCCCCATCCCCTGGCAGATCAAAACGGTAGGCGAAGCTATCCATGAAGATCCGGTGAACCGGGTCGAAGTGCTTCTGTGAAACAGGCACGGCATCCCGGATAAACCGACCAATGAAGTATGAGACCAGGCTTTTGAGCTGTTCAGAGTTTGAGGGGGTTGCGGGGGCCTCTGCCTGAGTTATGGAGGCCTCTGCCTGAGTTATGGAGGCCTCTGCCTGAGAAGTTTCTGTCTGGGACGCTTCTGCCTGAGTTATGGAGGCCTCTGCCTGAGAAGTTTCTGTCTGGGACGCTTCTGCCTGGGACGCTTCTGCCTGGGACGCTTCTGCTGGTGGGAAAGCTGCAGACAGGCTTCTGAAAATTTCATCCACCCTTTGATCTAAAACGGCAGGGATCCATCGCACGGTATAGCTTCCATTTGCGGTGCGGATTAGCTGGGGGATAAAGGAAGATGTCTCCGCGAGTTTCCGGCTGTAATGATATACCATATATACCAGGGTTAGCCCGGGCATAAGACGGTGGACCTGCCTGGCATGGATCTCTGACAGGAAGTCCAGCAGTTGATCTTCTCTGAGCCGCCACGTGCCGTCCTCGTCAGCGGTATTGTAAACCTTCCATGCCCCGCCTGGTTCCCCGTGCACCCTGCAGGAGGTCAGGCGGCCGGCCTCATCCAGGCTTATGGTCAGCCCCTGGTAGCGCTCGAAGTGTTTGGAGCGTGCATCCGGTATGCCGGGCGAGCCGGCATTCATCATATTCTCCCTGGTGATCCTCCTGGCTAATTTACGGTAGAGCTTATCCAGGACCTGTTTAAAATCCTTCGAATAAAACACCGGCTTTTCCGGGAGCAGCGAGAGTAGCTTCTCGCGCATATCTTCCAGCACCGAAAAATCGATCTCTTCCAGAGCCAGGGTAAGCTCG encodes:
- a CDS encoding DEAD/DEAH box helicase, with amino-acid sequence MKYGQTWWGAKWMNALSYIDYSNRLPRGRSYANKGAVKDLRVQGERIIASVQGTRRKPYEVRVGIPSFTPREKKTLTDTILNNPLLLSKLLNRELPESLYTMAEANHIHLFPGRWNDLDMDCSCPDIAVPCKHLAAVINVMANEIDRNPFLIFKLHGYDIIQKLRSIGIEAISDTVTIPDRASLAVAEPAEDYRSELTLALEEIDFSVLEDMREKLLSLLPEKPVFYSKDFKQVLDKLYRKLARRITRENMMNAGSPGIPDARSKHFERYQGLTISLDEAGRLTSCRVHGEPGGAWKVYNTADEDGTWRLREDQLLDFLSEIHARQVHRLMPGLTLVYMVYHYSRKLAETSSFIPQLIRTANGSYTVRWIPAVLDQRVDEIFRSLSAAFPPAEASQAEASQAEASQTETSQAEASITQAEASQTETSQAEASITQAEASITQAEAPATPSNSEQLKSLVSYFIGRFIRDAVPVSQKHFDPVHRIFMDSFAYRFDLPGDGEIPASIQRWIDRLYLTRQDFSPVLEIFEKENSDRFGLKVLVEESKRPLNKAIPLADVMSLPEYSSSRYEVLRNIELLTPSLPELEFIISTSGRHIPVYTPDEFAHVIFRILPVIRLYGIRVLLPEELKSLVRPAVSVALSSSGRVNKRSLLNLEKILRFEWKIALGDTLMDAGEFFRMVQGLSGVVKIRDQYLYLNTTDLKTLMEQIQQQDGKMDRKQLLQAAFTGEWNGEKVQMDKTTRKLIDEMLSGERIDLPRGLHARLRPYQQRGFDWLYKNASLGFGSIIADDMGLGKTLQVIVLLLKLKEEGAFDSRQVLIVVPTTLLTNWQKEFEKFSTGISITFFHGPNRTLNEETDVILTSYGVTRSDQELLSKKRWGAVIIDEAQNIKNADAAQTRAVKMLKSGIRIAMSGTPVENRLSEYWSIFDFIYKGYLGNLKKFTKEFAFPIEVNRDKKQLDRFLKITAPFILRRLKTDKSIISDLPEKIENDYMTTLVKEQGALYQGVLNTLMADIEGIDPEGKEAGIKRRGMVLKLIMALKQVCNHPSQYLKKSDPSPDLSGKAGMLLDLLDNIVENNEKVLIFTQFREMGLILQEMIRDRFGTESMFLHGGTTRKKRDALVERFQNDAREKIFLLSIKAGGTGLNLTAASHVIHYDLWWNPAVEQQATDRAYRIGQNKNVMVYRLITQGTFEEKINAMLREKKELADLAVSTGEKWVGELSNRELKTLFALSYLD